From the genome of Saccopteryx bilineata isolate mSacBil1 chromosome 6, mSacBil1_pri_phased_curated, whole genome shotgun sequence, one region includes:
- the PDE6G gene encoding retinal rod rhodopsin-sensitive cGMP 3',5'-cyclic phosphodiesterase subunit gamma produces the protein MNLELPKAEIRSATRVTGGPVTPRKGPPKFKQRQTRQFKSKPPKKGIQGFGDDIPGMEGLGTDITVICPWEAFNHLELHELAQYGII, from the exons ATGAATCTGGAGCTACCAAAGGCTGAGATCCGGTCAGCCACTAGGGTGACTGGGGGGCCCGTGACCCCCAGGAAAGGACCCCCCAAATTTAAGCAGCGGCAAACCAGACAATTCAAGAGCAAGCCCCCCAAGAAAGGCATCCAAGG GTTTGGGGACGACATCCCTGGAATGGAAGGCCTGGGAACag ACATCACAGTCATCTGCCCATGGGAGGCCTTCAACCACCTGGAGCTGCACGAGCTGGCCCAGTACGGCATCATCTAG
- the TSPAN10 gene encoding LOW QUALITY PROTEIN: tetraspanin-10 (The sequence of the model RefSeq protein was modified relative to this genomic sequence to represent the inferred CDS: substituted 1 base at 1 genomic stop codon): MEQGEKSPLLSKVSQRPSGLSHXDHLTSSHLSPALQEGWAWRAGLGRVQAPSLPLRSSCIQCLTFLSSFLFSLLGLLALAIGLWGLAVKGSLGSSWGRPLPTDPMLGLVLGGLVVSVVSLVGCLGTLCENTCLLCCFSGVLLAFLVLEAMAGILVVALWGPLQDGLEHTLHVAIAHYQDDPDLCFLIDQVQLRLQYCGAASYQDWQQNLYFNCRSQGVQACSLPASCCIDPWENGASVNNHCGFGALGLEEDAAQRVVHLEGCGAPLRRWLRGNVPAAGDFAIALVLVQGAELLLAAQLLGALAARKGAVESPGPGAGPPAKPAPDRHAAVDPLQRSAVSSICRASALQGSSSRGPGCPPSTRFCYFPEARPLSDFFLSEDFAPGTTERHGPLACKLLHSHGQAQPGSHEGCPQGRLILEGQGLDEILLLRPLQLPPPTLTLSSPASKAQPQTRFPPTSQPSSDPQPPRLGLRVPLPCLPAAQISMSNTHF, encoded by the exons ATGGAACAGGGGGAGAAGAGCCCCCTGCTGTCCAAGGTAAGTCAGCGCCCTAGTGGCCTCTCCCACTAGGA CCACCTTACTTCCAGCCACCTGAGTCCAGCACTCCAGGAAGGATGGGCCTGGAGGGCTGGCCTTGGGAGAGTCcaggccccctccctccctttgagAAGTAGCTGCATCCAGTGCCTGACTTTTCTGTCCAgcttcctcttttctctgcttGGCCTGCTAGCTCTGGCCATCGGCCTCTGGGGCCTAGCTGTCAAGGGCTCTCTGGGGAGCAGCTGGGGGCGTCCCCTGCCCACAGACCCTATGCTGGGGCTGGTGCTAGGCGGGCTGGTAGTCAGTGTGGTGAGCCTGGTGGGCTGCTTGGGCACCCTTTGTGAGAACACCTGCCTGCTATGCTGCTTCTCTGGGGTCCTTCTGGCCTTTCTGGTGCTGGAGGCCATGGCAGGGATTCTAGTGGTGGCCCTCTGGGGCCCACTGCAGGACGGCCTGGAGCACACTCTTCACGTGGCCATCGCCCACTACCAGGATGACCCTGACCTGTGCTTCCTCATCGACCAAGTCCAGCTCAGGCTGCAGTACTGTGGGGCTGCCTCCTACCAGGACTGGCAGCAGAACCT GTACTTTAACTGCAGGTCCCAGGGGGTCCAGGCCTGCAGTCTTCCTGCCTCCTGCTGCATCGACCCCTGGGAAAATGGAGCTTCGGTCAACAACCACTGCGGCTTCGGGGCCCTGGGCCTGGAAGAGGATGCGGCTCAGAGAGTGGTGCACCTGGAGGGCTGCGGGGCGCCCCTTCGGCGGTGGCTGCGCGGGAATGTCCCGGCGGCGGGCGACTTTGCGATTGCACTGGTGCTGGTCCAGGGGGCGGAGCTTCTGCTGGCCGCGCAGCTGTTGGGTGCCCTGGCTGCCCGTAAGGGGGCGGTGGAGAGTCCCGGCCCCGGCGCCGGGCCCCCAGCCAAGCCTGCCCCCGACAGACACGCAGCTGTGGACCCGCTCCAACGATCCGCAGTCTCCTCCATCTGCCGTGCTTCTGCCCTCCAGGGTTCCTCTTCCCGAGGGCCCGGCTGCCCACCTTCTACCCGGTTCTGCTACTTCCCCGAGGCCCGGCCGctgtctgatttctttctttcagaggATTTTGCCCCTGGGACCACAGAGCGGCACGGCCCCCTCGCTTGCAAACTGCTGCATTCTCACGGGCAGGCGCAGCCTGGCAGCCACGAAGGCTGCCCACAAGGTCGCCTGATTTtggaggggcaggggctggatgAAATCCTGCTGCTGAGACCACTCCAACTCCCACCACCCACGCTAACCCTTTCCAGTCCTGCCTCAAAGGCCCAGCCTCAGACTCGATTCCCCCCAACCTCCCAGCCCTCCTCTgaccctcagcctcccaggctggGCCTGAGAGTGCCCCTACCATGCCTACCTGCAGCCCAAATATCGATGTCCAACACCCACTTCTGA